A single region of the Sciurus carolinensis chromosome 16, mSciCar1.2, whole genome shotgun sequence genome encodes:
- the LOC124967516 gene encoding insulin growth factor-like family member 2, translating into MKTRDCMLEPWLCQPAPRCGDRIYNPWEQCCDYDTILPLNRTQRCGPTCTYWPCFELCCPQSFGRHKKFVVKLKIHGETSWCPTSPTSRTCRS; encoded by the exons ATGAAGACCAGAGATTGCATGCTAG AACCATGGCTGTGCCAGCCAGCACCCAGGTGTGGGGACAGGATCTACAACCCCTGGGAGCAGTGCTGTGACTATGACACCATCCTGCCCCTGAACCGGACGCAGCGCTGTGGCCCCACCTGCACCTACTGGCCCTGCTTTGAGCTCTGCTGTCCTCAGTCCTTTGGCCGCCACAAGAAGTTTGTTGTGAAGTTGAAGATCCATGGTGAGACGTCTTGGTGTCCCACgtcccccacctccaggacctgcaGGAG CTGA